The bacterium genome includes the window GGCGACCAGTTGGCGATGCTCTTCGAAGCGGATCCGCCGAGCTCCGAGGACGAGGTGCTCCTTGCCGTCGTGTCGCTCGGAGCCCTGCAACATCTCCCGAAGCGAGCGCGCGCGATTCTTGAACACCGGGAGTTTTTCGCCGAGCACCTCCTCGACGCTGATCTCGAAATAACCGCCGGGCCCGGTGAGCTGGGCCTGGACTTCTTCGATGGACGGCATGCTCCGATTCTATCCCAGGAAAGGCGCCGGTCAGCCCGCGGCTTCCTGCTCTTTGGTCACCGCTGCGATCGTCTGCTCGATGACGCCGAGGAGTGCGGCTGCCCGGGGATATCCGGCGTAGTTGGCGATCATCAACAGGGTTTCACGAAGCTGGTCGGGGGTGAGCTCACCGCGCTTGAGGGCGGCCTTGGCCTGGATGCCGAACGTCATGGGCTCACCCTTCTCGGCGATGATGCCCATGATGAGAAGGCGGCGGTCCCGGATCGGCAGCTCCTCCCGGGTCCAGATTTCCGCGAACAGCTGCTCCAGCATCGTGTCGGCAAAGGCCATACCCGGCGGGGGGACGACCACATCGCCGGCGTACACCTCTTTCAACATTTCCGCACCGCGTTGACGCCGTTCTGAATCAGTCATGGATTCGTTCCTCGCAGAGGGTCGACGTCAGCATGTCGCGTTTACATTGCATGCGCAAGGTAAGCGTTCTAACCTGCATGCGTGGTCGACTTCAACCCCTTCGACTACGCCTTCCACGAGGACCCCTACCCGGTGTATGCGGCCTTGCGGAGAGAAGCGCCGGTCTACCACAACCCGTCGCTCGGCTTCTGGGCCTTCGCCCGCTACGCGGATGTCCTGGCTGCCTTCAAGGACTGGCGGACGTATTCGAACAAAGGTGGGGTGGCGCTCGAGCAGGGTGCGAACGAGGCGGGTGACACGACGGCCTTCTTGTCGATGCTCGGGATGGATCCCCCGCGTCATGATGGGCTGCGCTCCCTGGTTTCACGGGGCTTCACCCCGCGGCGGGTCAGCGCGATGGAACCGCGGATCCGGGAGCTCGCGATCCACTACATCGAGCGGTTCAGAGATCGCGGTGAATGTGATTTCGTTGCCGAGTTCGCCGGCAAGCTTCCAATGGACGTCGTGAGTGTGTAGACGCTCACTCAGAAGCGTAGAAATCTGATCATTTGGCCGGGGGGCGACGCAGCCCGCCGTTCCGGATTCCGATTCAGATCTTCCGGGTCGAAAGGTCCTTGACCCAGGGCGACCGCCCTCCCGGCTCGACCGGAGGTGGAGGCTCGGCGCGAAGCGCCGACGTTCCCGTGGCCCGTCCGACCGGCGATTGGGGTCCGCAGGGGCGTGTGCCTGGGCGCCCGCGTCTGCCCTCCCGCCGCCAGAAGTGAGTGAGGACCCGGAGTGGAAGCTCCGGATGCTGGAGTGGCCGAGCCCCTGATTTCGAAGGCACAAGCTCGACCGCCCCGGATTGTCGCAGGTTTTCGCGGATTCGGGAACGTCCTGGGCCGTGGCCTCGTTGGGATGCAACGCTGGCCGTGGAGGCACCGCAGGGAACGCCGAGACTCGCCCGACGCCCTCGCTCCCAGGCGATGTTCTCCATTTGCACGCGCAGCGATCGCGGCGCCTGGAAAGGGGGAACGTGGCCTGGCAGCGGGGGCATCGGGCCAGTCTCAGCGTTCCCGGGGGTGCCGCCACGGCCAGCGTTGCATCGCAACGAGGCCACGGCCCAGGACGTTCCCGAATCCGCGAAAACCTGCGAC containing:
- a CDS encoding carboxymuconolactone decarboxylase family protein — translated: MTDSERRQRGAEMLKEVYAGDVVVPPPGMAFADTMLEQLFAEIWTREELPIRDRRLLIMGIIAEKGEPMTFGIQAKAALKRGELTPDQLRETLLMIANYAGYPRAAALLGVIEQTIAAVTKEQEAAG
- a CDS encoding cytochrome P450, with product MVDFNPFDYAFHEDPYPVYAALRREAPVYHNPSLGFWAFARYADVLAAFKDWRTYSNKGGVALEQGANEAGDTTAFLSMLGMDPPRHDGLRSLVSRGFTPRRVSAMEPRIRELAIHYIERFRDRGECDFVAEFAGKLPMDVVSV